From a single Nicotiana tabacum cultivar K326 chromosome 8, ASM71507v2, whole genome shotgun sequence genomic region:
- the LOC107802519 gene encoding protein NETWORKED 3C-like, with the protein MGVARDKLSSYWWWFNSDKNTTQNRSPWLQSTLAELDEKTEAMLMIIEEDVDTFAQRAEMYYKKRPQLINMIEEIYHAHRLLAEGYDQIKHTTDPRILASWKSPMPFTKYSEDKLINSMEKAYDSYSESFGPESESFDLSEIEDPDNNEEEIQIQVEKAKVEVSTGLSLKTDEVLKLREEIERLKEENRIQQELLMQKDEEKREAIRQLCIALDFLREENNKLRMSVATTSPKKENSIELKASKKGFWKRLFS; encoded by the exons ATGGGAGTGGCAAGGGATAAGCTATCATCATATTGGTGGTGGTTTAACAGTGACAAAAATACCACCCAAAACCGGTCGCCGTGGCTTCAATCAACTCTAGCCG AACTAGATGAGAAGACTGAGGCAATGCTCATGATCATTGAGGAAGATGTAGATACATTCGCCCAAAGAGCGGAGATGTATTACAAGAAGCGACCACAGCTCATTAACATGATTGAGGAAATTTATCATGCCCATCGGTTGTTAGCTGAGGGATATGATCAAATCAAGCATACAACTGACCCGCGCATTTTAGCATCGTGGAAGTCTCCAATGCCTTTCACAAAATACTCAGAGGACAAATTGATCAACTCTATGGAGAAAGCCTATGACAGCTATTCAGAATCATTTGGCCCTGAGTCCGAGTCCTTTGATCTGTCAGAGATAGAGGATCCTGATAACAACGAAGAAGAAATCCAAATCCAAGTAGAGAAGGCGAAAGTGGAAGTATCAACTGGCCTTAGCCTTAAAACTGATGAAGTACTGAAACTGAGGGAAGAAATTGAGAGATTGAAGGAAGAGAATAGAATCCAACAAGAGCTTCTAATGCAGAAAGATGAAGAGAAAAGAGAGGCAATCAGACAGCTTTGTATAGCTTTGGATTTTCTGAGGGAGGAAAACAATAAGCTGAGGATGAGTGTAGCTACGACCTCTCCGAAAAAAGAAAACTCCATTGAGCTCAAAGCATCAAAGAAGGGGTTCTGGAAAAGGCTCTTTAGCTGA